In one window of Rhodanobacter sp. FDAARGOS 1247 DNA:
- the secF gene encoding protein translocase subunit SecF — protein MEIFNHDSNIHFLGMRKYTVAIAIFLMVASIGLIAFKGLNYGLDFTGGVSMVVDYEKSVEIADVRGALEKGGIHNAMVQSLGGTREVSIRLQPKDDPGAVDAAGKFNLDKIAADVLKVLHVARPDAKLKSRDYVSAQVGQELRSDGTVAAVFVILGIMAYLWIRFERRFAIAAVATEVHDTLVTLGILALVQREFDMTVLASVLAVIGYSINDKVVVFDRIRELFRLARKAEPEEILNRSINNTLSRTIITSLFTGITMGALYFFGGTAVHGFAVTMLIGIVVGTLSSIFVASPILLWLGVSKKDLMPVTKENPELARRP, from the coding sequence ATGGAAATTTTCAATCACGACAGCAATATCCACTTCCTGGGGATGCGCAAGTACACCGTGGCCATCGCCATCTTCCTGATGGTGGCCTCGATTGGCCTGATCGCGTTCAAGGGTCTCAACTACGGCCTGGACTTCACCGGCGGCGTATCGATGGTCGTCGACTATGAAAAGTCGGTGGAAATCGCCGACGTGCGTGGCGCGCTGGAGAAGGGCGGCATCCACAATGCGATGGTGCAGAGCCTGGGCGGTACCCGTGAGGTGTCGATCCGCCTGCAGCCCAAGGACGATCCCGGCGCCGTCGATGCCGCCGGCAAGTTCAACCTCGACAAGATCGCCGCCGACGTGCTCAAGGTGCTGCACGTGGCACGCCCGGACGCGAAGCTGAAGAGCCGCGACTACGTCAGCGCCCAGGTCGGCCAGGAACTGCGCAGCGACGGCACGGTGGCCGCCGTGTTCGTGATCCTCGGCATCATGGCCTACCTGTGGATCCGCTTCGAGCGTCGCTTCGCGATTGCGGCGGTGGCCACCGAAGTCCATGACACCCTGGTCACCCTGGGCATCCTGGCGCTGGTCCAGCGCGAGTTCGACATGACCGTGCTGGCCTCGGTGCTGGCGGTGATCGGCTACTCGATCAACGACAAGGTGGTGGTGTTCGACCGCATCCGCGAACTGTTCCGCCTGGCGCGCAAGGCCGAGCCGGAGGAAATCCTCAACCGCTCGATCAACAACACGCTGTCGCGCACCATCATCACCTCGCTGTTCACCGGCATCACCATGGGTGCGCTGTACTTCTTCGGTGGCACCGCGGTGCATGGCTTCGCCGTCACCATGCTGATCGGCATCGTGGTCGGCACGCTGTCCTCGATCTTTGTCGCCAGCCCGATCCTGCTGTGGCTGGGCGTGTCGAAGAAGGACCTGATGCCGGTGACCAAGGAAAACCCCGAGCTGGCGCGGCGCCCCTGA
- the murU gene encoding N-acetylmuramate alpha-1-phosphate uridylyltransferase MurU, with protein sequence MRHALIFAAGLGERMRPSTDHTPKPLLHIGGKPLIAWHLEKLAAAGVNYVVINTSHLAEQFPEALGDGSRWGLRIRYAYEGPIPLETGGGMLNALPLLGNEPFLVVSGDVWCDADFGRLPAEPRGLVHLLLTDNPAHHPGGDFRLDATGQVHGDGEPRLTYSGIGVFRRELLDDWAGAVGAAAGADAKPPRFKLRPLLEAAMARGQIAGTHHRGAWTDVGTPQRLAELEDGLRG encoded by the coding sequence ATGAGGCACGCGCTGATCTTTGCCGCCGGCCTCGGCGAGCGCATGCGCCCGTCGACCGATCACACGCCCAAGCCGCTGCTCCATATCGGCGGCAAGCCGCTGATCGCGTGGCATCTGGAGAAGCTTGCCGCCGCCGGCGTGAACTACGTGGTGATCAACACCTCGCATCTCGCCGAACAGTTTCCCGAGGCACTGGGCGACGGCTCGCGCTGGGGCCTGCGCATCCGCTACGCCTACGAAGGGCCGATACCGCTGGAAACCGGTGGCGGCATGCTGAACGCGCTGCCGCTGCTGGGCAACGAGCCGTTCCTGGTGGTGAGTGGCGACGTGTGGTGCGACGCCGATTTCGGCCGTCTGCCCGCCGAGCCTCGCGGCCTTGTGCACCTGCTGTTGACCGACAACCCCGCCCATCATCCCGGCGGCGACTTCCGGCTGGATGCGACGGGACAAGTGCACGGCGACGGCGAACCCCGGCTGACCTACAGCGGCATCGGCGTGTTCCGCCGCGAGTTGCTGGACGACTGGGCCGGGGCGGTCGGCGCCGCAGCGGGCGCCGACGCGAAGCCGCCACGGTTCAAGCTGCGGCCGCTGCTGGAGGCGGCGATGGCGCGGGGGCAGATCGCCGGTACGCACCATCGGGGCGCGTGGACCGATGTAGGCACGCCGCAGCGGCTGGCGGAGCTGGAGGACGGGTTACGGGGGTAA
- a CDS encoding aminoglycoside phosphotransferase family protein — protein sequence MTPIADRATTRLAWTRSVLDDASLTLEPASADASFRSYWRTRHAGQSWIVMDSPPAQEDPRPWLEIGARLSAAGLHVPQVRAHDLEQGLLLIEDLGSRLYLPALNEGTVDALYGDALEALLRMQREADTNGLPAYDHAFLQRELEIMPEWFLRRHLGCTPECEEWDVLESAFTVLLKSALEQPRCFVHRDYHSRNLLITAHDNPGIIDFQGALHGPITYDLASLLRDCYIVWDRARVEAWAEGHRLRLLGAGLIEPAVSRERFLRWFDLIGLQRHIKVLGIFCRLYYRDGKSGYLDDLPRVYDYVIDVAARYPELADFVAFLQRQIGARDLCQAAAA from the coding sequence ATGACCCCGATTGCCGACCGCGCCACCACCCGCCTTGCCTGGACCCGAAGCGTCCTCGACGATGCCTCGCTGACCCTCGAACCCGCCTCGGCCGACGCCAGCTTCCGCAGCTACTGGCGCACCCGGCATGCCGGCCAGAGCTGGATCGTGATGGACTCGCCGCCGGCGCAGGAGGACCCGCGCCCGTGGCTGGAAATCGGCGCCCGCCTGTCCGCCGCCGGGCTGCACGTGCCACAGGTGCGGGCGCACGATCTCGAACAGGGCCTGCTGTTGATCGAGGATCTCGGCTCGCGGCTCTACCTGCCCGCGTTGAACGAGGGCACGGTGGACGCGCTGTACGGCGACGCGCTGGAAGCTTTGCTGCGCATGCAGCGCGAGGCGGACACGAACGGCCTGCCTGCGTACGACCATGCCTTCCTGCAACGCGAACTGGAGATCATGCCGGAGTGGTTCCTGCGCCGGCACCTCGGCTGCACGCCCGAATGCGAGGAATGGGACGTGCTGGAATCGGCCTTCACCGTGCTGCTGAAAAGCGCACTGGAACAGCCGCGCTGCTTCGTGCATCGCGACTACCACAGCCGCAACCTGCTGATCACCGCGCACGACAACCCGGGCATCATCGACTTCCAGGGCGCGCTGCACGGGCCCATCACCTACGACCTCGCCTCGCTGCTGCGCGACTGCTACATCGTGTGGGATCGCGCGCGGGTCGAGGCCTGGGCCGAAGGCCATCGCCTGCGCCTGCTCGGCGCCGGCCTGATCGAACCGGCGGTCAGTCGCGAACGCTTTTTGCGCTGGTTCGACCTGATCGGCCTGCAGCGGCACATCAAGGTGCTGGGCATCTTCTGCCGGTTGTACTACCGCGACGGCAAGTCCGGCTATCTCGACGACCTGCCCCGCGTGTACGACTACGTGATCGACGTGGCGGCACGTTACCCCGAGCTGGCCGACTTCGTGGCCTTCCTGCAACGCCAGATCGGCGCACGCGACCTGTGCCAGGCCGCAGCGGCATGA